A single genomic interval of Schistocerca americana isolate TAMUIC-IGC-003095 chromosome 2, iqSchAmer2.1, whole genome shotgun sequence harbors:
- the LOC124594553 gene encoding UDP-glucosyltransferase 2-like, producing MNEAMYHVVPFLAIPFFADQPYNVAKIVQAELGVSLQFNDLTKDSILQHSRAVLENQRYKENMNRLSEIFREHQADSLERAVWWVEYVIRHKGAPHMRSAALDLHWWQLLLLDVIAFILLSTCAVMYAAFYFIRQITAAMKDTKRKDKKQL from the exons ATGAACGAAGCGATGTATCACGTAGTTCCCTTTCTTGCCATTCCGTTCTTTGCTGACCAACCGTACAATGTGGCAAAGATTGTGCAAGCTGAACTTGGAGTCTCTCTGCAATTCAACGATCTCACAAAGGACTCCATACTTCAACATTCGCGAGCTGTTCTAGAGAATCAAAG GTACAAAGAGAACATGAACAGGCTATCAGAGATATTCCGCGAGCACCAGGCGGACTCTTTGGAGCGCGCCGTGTGGTGGGTGGAGTACGTGATACGTCATAAGGGGGCCCCGCACATGCGCAGTGCTGCCCTCGACCTGCACTGGTGGCAGCTGCTGCTACTCGACGTCATCGCCTTCATCTTGCTGTCAACGTGCGCCGTTATGTACGCCGCCTTCTACTTCATACGGCAGATCACTGCTGCGATGAAGGATACTAAGAGAAAAGATAAGAAACAGTTGTGA